One Methylosinus sp. LW4 genomic region harbors:
- a CDS encoding RNA polymerase sigma factor has product MPDTRFSILRELFARTQRDLTRLLTRRVGPDHAPDIVQEAFLRVMHRDMTEEIADPPAYLRRTAVNLAMDFSRRRKLESRLFVADAESCDAPSQEPSADETLEADRRARILTSAIETLPPKCREVFVLRMHHDLPQDEIARRLGISRNMVDRHLRIAIKRCRSAVR; this is encoded by the coding sequence ATGCCCGACACGAGATTTTCGATTTTGCGCGAGCTCTTCGCGCGCACCCAACGCGATTTGACGCGCCTGCTCACGCGGCGGGTCGGTCCCGATCACGCCCCGGACATCGTCCAGGAGGCGTTTCTGCGCGTCATGCATAGAGACATGACCGAGGAGATCGCCGATCCGCCCGCCTATCTGCGCCGCACCGCCGTCAATCTGGCGATGGATTTCTCGCGACGGCGCAAGCTCGAGAGCAGGCTCTTCGTGGCCGATGCGGAGAGCTGCGACGCGCCCTCGCAGGAGCCCTCGGCGGACGAGACGCTGGAGGCCGATCGCCGCGCGCGCATTCTAACGTCGGCGATCGAGACGCTGCCGCCCAAATGCCGCGAGGTCTTCGTGCTGCGCATGCATCATGACCTCCCGCAGGACGAGATCGCGCGGCGGCTCGGCATTTCCCGCAATATGGTGGACCGGCATTTGCGCATCGCCATAAAGCGCTGCCGAAGCGCGGTGCGGTAG
- a CDS encoding Hsp20 family protein has protein sequence MRHFDLSPLYRSTVGFDRLFSLLDQGPGAETAPTYPPYNIERTGENDYRVTLAVAGFAREDISIETRENTLTIKGAKDPQPESGGVKREMLHQGIAARAFERRFQLADHVVVTGATLANGLLHVDLVRQIPEAQKPRRIEIGGGVPAQTIDAKAA, from the coding sequence ATGCGTCACTTCGATCTTTCCCCCCTCTATCGCTCGACCGTCGGCTTCGATCGTCTCTTCTCGCTGCTCGACCAGGGGCCGGGCGCGGAGACGGCGCCGACCTATCCGCCTTATAATATCGAGCGCACCGGCGAGAACGACTATCGCGTCACCTTGGCCGTCGCCGGCTTCGCGCGCGAGGATATCTCCATCGAGACGCGCGAGAACACGCTGACCATCAAGGGCGCGAAAGACCCGCAGCCCGAGAGCGGCGGCGTCAAGCGCGAGATGCTGCATCAAGGCATCGCCGCCCGCGCCTTCGAGCGCCGTTTCCAGCTCGCCGACCATGTCGTCGTGACCGGAGCGACCCTCGCCAATGGCCTGCTGCATGTCGATCTGGTCCGCCAGATCCCCGAGGCGCAGAAGCCGCGCCGCATCGAGATCGGCGGCGGCGTTCCGGCCCAGACGATCGACGCCAAAGCCGCCTGA
- a CDS encoding TonB-dependent receptor — MSGAALDAQRPNASDTAQLLYAAPGVDLYEAGGVSRLPALRGLADDRIKILLGGVEITSACANHMNPPLSYIDPNNVGKIEVLSGVTPVSKGGDSIAGTISVTPKPPIFANPHVASAPGLVPSVAPGVLASGSISGFFRSSNSSFGVSGTANVATEHFSLLYNGGYTRGSDYHAGDNGPKVLSTGFISENHSATLAYQNDGHLFTLKGGYQNIPYQGFVNQRMDMTANRAYSVDAGYEGAFEWGKLEARAYWHHTAHEMGFLYDKQPANMPMNTSGTDYGYSLKAEIPLDPSNLLRVGNEFHGNHLNDWWPPIVGSMMMGPGTYWNINGGQRDRIGTFAEWEAKWSPQWTTSLGVRNDVVWTNAGDAQAYDPRNPIPMGMMGMGMGMANPDATAARFFNARSHARTDVNFDMTALVRYQADETSTYELGYSRKTRSPNLYERYAFGVGGMASSMIGWFGDANGYVGNLDLKPEVAHTVSFTAAWRDPVAHDWEVKATPYFSYVENFIDADRIGGFSDKNGSWFPILQFRNHKAELYGFDLSGRGKLYEAPDVGSFTLSGVIGYVYGENLDRGDGLYHIMPLNARFALEHKLGGWSSAVELQLVDSKTHVSTARNELKTPSYGLVNLRTAYEWDAFRIDLGVTNVADVRYYSPLGGFDYTNYKKTSVFGAVPGQGRSYYAGLTVKF, encoded by the coding sequence ATAAGCGGCGCGGCGCTCGACGCTCAGCGTCCCAACGCCAGCGACACGGCGCAGCTGCTCTACGCGGCGCCGGGCGTCGATCTCTATGAGGCGGGCGGCGTGTCGCGCCTGCCGGCGCTGCGCGGCCTCGCCGACGATCGCATCAAGATTTTGCTCGGCGGCGTCGAGATCACCTCGGCCTGCGCCAATCACATGAATCCGCCGCTCTCTTATATCGATCCGAACAATGTCGGAAAGATCGAGGTGCTGTCCGGCGTGACGCCGGTGAGCAAGGGCGGCGATTCGATCGCGGGCACGATTTCGGTCACGCCCAAGCCGCCGATCTTCGCCAATCCGCACGTCGCCTCGGCGCCCGGGCTCGTTCCATCGGTCGCGCCCGGCGTTCTCGCCTCTGGATCGATCTCGGGCTTCTTCCGCAGCTCCAACAGCAGCTTCGGCGTCTCGGGAACGGCGAATGTCGCCACCGAGCATTTCAGCCTGCTCTACAATGGCGGCTATACGCGCGGCTCGGATTATCACGCGGGCGACAATGGACCGAAGGTCCTCTCCACCGGCTTCATCTCCGAAAATCATTCGGCGACTCTCGCCTATCAGAACGACGGACATCTCTTCACGTTGAAGGGCGGCTATCAGAACATTCCCTATCAGGGATTCGTCAATCAGCGCATGGATATGACCGCCAACCGCGCCTATTCCGTCGACGCCGGCTATGAGGGCGCGTTCGAATGGGGCAAGCTCGAGGCGCGCGCCTACTGGCACCATACAGCGCATGAGATGGGCTTTCTCTACGACAAGCAGCCCGCCAACATGCCGATGAACACGTCGGGAACGGATTACGGCTATTCGCTGAAGGCGGAAATTCCGCTCGACCCCTCCAATCTTCTGCGCGTCGGCAACGAATTCCACGGCAATCATCTGAACGATTGGTGGCCGCCGATCGTCGGCAGCATGATGATGGGTCCGGGAACCTATTGGAACATCAATGGCGGCCAGCGCGACCGCATCGGCACATTCGCGGAATGGGAGGCGAAATGGTCGCCGCAATGGACGACGTCGCTCGGCGTGCGCAACGATGTCGTCTGGACGAACGCCGGCGACGCCCAGGCCTATGACCCGCGCAATCCCATCCCCATGGGCATGATGGGAATGGGCATGGGCATGGCCAATCCAGACGCGACGGCGGCGCGTTTCTTCAACGCCCGCAGCCATGCGCGCACCGACGTGAATTTCGACATGACCGCGCTCGTCCGCTACCAGGCCGACGAGACGAGCACATATGAGCTCGGCTATTCGCGCAAGACGCGCTCGCCCAATCTCTACGAGCGCTACGCCTTCGGCGTCGGCGGCATGGCGAGCAGCATGATCGGCTGGTTCGGCGACGCCAATGGCTATGTCGGCAATCTCGATCTGAAGCCCGAGGTCGCGCATACGGTGAGCTTCACGGCCGCTTGGCGCGATCCCGTCGCCCATGATTGGGAGGTGAAGGCGACGCCCTATTTCAGCTATGTCGAGAATTTCATCGACGCCGATCGCATCGGCGGATTCAGCGACAAGAATGGAAGCTGGTTCCCCATTCTGCAGTTCCGCAATCACAAGGCGGAGCTCTATGGCTTCGATCTCTCCGGCCGCGGCAAGCTCTATGAGGCGCCGGATGTCGGCAGCTTCACGCTCTCCGGCGTCATCGGCTATGTCTATGGCGAAAATCTCGATCGCGGCGACGGGCTCTATCACATCATGCCGCTCAACGCCCGCTTCGCGCTCGAGCACAAGCTCGGCGGCTGGAGCAGCGCCGTCGAGCTGCAGCTGGTCGACAGCAAGACGCATGTGAGCACGGCGCGCAACGAGCTGAAGACGCCCTCCTATGGCCTCGTCAATCTGCGCACCGCCTATGAATGGGACGCGTTCCGCATCGATCTCGGCGTCACCAATGTCGCCGATGTGCGCTATTATTCGCCGCTCGGCGGCTTCGATTACACGAATTACAAGAAGACGAGCGTCTTCGGCGCCGTGCCGGGACAGGGCCGCTCCTATTATGCCGGGCTGACGGTGAAGTTCTGA
- a CDS encoding FecR family protein: MAAHEYPAPQESASQDSAIAWWVRRDAGDMSSAEIAAFEAWIADRANAAAFAYICALCGEVKALKPRRVDAIAARRRRRMAFAAALAATLATVASFDTLRLLWSADFRTAAGETRMVTLADGSKIQLGGKSAIAVHYAAGERALTLLEGEAFFDVAPDAARPFVVTAAGGTVTALGTSFDVALENDGARVTVAEHKVAVASHGERMIVEEGRQCDFGSAAPTSAPIPVAVPDATAWRRGKLIFVDRPLGEVVDILSRYHRGYIIVASDSTRLLRVTGVFDAADPIGALRAIEASLALDAIHIGDYLVALRG; this comes from the coding sequence ATGGCCGCCCACGAATATCCCGCGCCGCAGGAGAGCGCCTCGCAGGACTCCGCCATCGCCTGGTGGGTGCGTCGCGACGCCGGCGACATGTCGAGCGCCGAGATCGCCGCCTTCGAGGCCTGGATCGCCGATCGGGCCAACGCCGCGGCCTTCGCCTATATTTGCGCGCTCTGCGGCGAGGTGAAGGCTTTGAAGCCGCGTCGTGTCGACGCGATCGCGGCGCGGCGGCGGCGGCGCATGGCGTTCGCTGCCGCGCTGGCCGCGACGCTGGCCACCGTGGCGAGCTTCGACACGCTGCGCCTGCTCTGGAGCGCGGACTTCCGCACCGCCGCCGGCGAGACGCGCATGGTCACGCTCGCGGACGGCTCCAAGATCCAGCTCGGCGGCAAATCGGCCATCGCCGTGCATTACGCCGCCGGAGAGCGCGCGCTCACTCTGCTCGAAGGCGAGGCGTTTTTCGATGTCGCGCCGGACGCCGCGCGGCCCTTTGTCGTCACGGCGGCGGGCGGAACGGTGACGGCGCTCGGCACATCTTTCGACGTCGCGCTCGAGAATGACGGCGCCCGGGTGACGGTCGCCGAGCATAAGGTCGCCGTCGCGAGCCATGGCGAGAGAATGATCGTCGAGGAAGGCCGCCAATGCGACTTCGGCTCGGCGGCGCCGACGAGCGCGCCCATCCCGGTCGCCGTGCCGGACGCCACCGCATGGCGGCGCGGCAAGCTCATCTTCGTCGATCGTCCGCTCGGCGAGGTCGTCGATATTCTCTCACGCTATCACCGCGGCTACATAATCGTGGCGAGCGATTCCACGCGCCTGCTGCGCGTCACCGGCGTGTTCGACGCCGCCGATCCGATCGGCGCTCTGCGCGCGATCGAGGCTTCGCTCGCTCTCGATGCGATTCACATCGGCGATTATCTCGTGGCGCTGCGCGGATGA
- a CDS encoding metallophosphoesterase, producing MLTRRAFLRGAIAGAASAFAGAAYAFGYEPLMAPRVARYHIAPRVWPKGFALEIAALSDLHACEPWMSIERIDAIVDRMNALRPDVIVLLGDYVAGLHRFATPIPAPQWARALSRLSAPLGVHAILGNHDMWDDETTQHRGRYETAARAALEDNGIPVYENAAVRLTGGARPFWLAGLADQFAIPAGRRKWNGLDDLPGTLAEVTTDDPVILLAHEPDVFPRVPERVALTLCGHTHGGQVRIFGWAPIVPSLYGNRYVHGHIVEDDKHLIVSGGLGCTALPVRFGAPPEVLHIRVEAPAA from the coding sequence ATGCTGACTCGGCGCGCCTTTCTGAGAGGCGCGATCGCCGGGGCGGCTTCCGCCTTCGCGGGAGCGGCCTACGCCTTCGGCTATGAGCCGCTGATGGCGCCGCGCGTCGCCCGCTATCACATTGCGCCGCGCGTCTGGCCGAAGGGCTTCGCCCTCGAGATCGCGGCGCTCTCCGATCTGCACGCCTGCGAGCCATGGATGTCGATCGAGCGCATAGATGCGATCGTCGATCGCATGAATGCGCTGCGGCCCGACGTCATCGTGCTGCTCGGCGATTATGTCGCCGGGCTGCATCGTTTCGCGACGCCGATTCCGGCGCCGCAATGGGCGCGCGCTCTGTCCCGCCTGTCGGCGCCGCTCGGCGTCCATGCGATTCTCGGCAATCACGACATGTGGGACGACGAAACCACGCAGCATCGCGGACGCTACGAGACGGCCGCCCGCGCCGCGCTCGAGGACAATGGGATTCCGGTCTATGAGAATGCGGCGGTGCGTCTGACCGGCGGCGCTCGCCCCTTCTGGCTCGCGGGACTGGCCGACCAATTCGCGATACCCGCCGGGCGGCGCAAATGGAATGGGCTGGACGATCTGCCGGGGACGCTCGCCGAGGTGACGACCGACGATCCGGTGATCCTATTGGCGCATGAGCCGGACGTTTTTCCGCGCGTGCCGGAGCGCGTCGCGCTGACGCTCTGCGGGCATACGCATGGCGGCCAGGTGCGGATCTTCGGCTGGGCGCCGATCGTGCCGTCGCTCTACGGCAATCGCTATGTCCATGGACATATCGTCGAGGACGACAAGCATCTCATCGTCTCCGGCGGATTGGGATGCACGGCGCTTCCGGTGCGCTTCGGAGCGCCGCCGGAAGTCCTTCACATAAGAGTCGAAGCGCCGGCGGCTTGA
- a CDS encoding STN domain-containing protein — translation MGATAIATALSALVLGQEPAIAHVAMPEAELAAAVRSYEIPAGSIAAALNRLADATGAQLVYKSRLTRDLTTHGLTGVFTLEDALDRLLAGTGIGYRLTRDGRSVAIVLAQNETTRNDAGAVPLPPIDVAAERARAARRSAPRRRPLHADRRGGHKRRGARRSASQRQRHGAAALRGAGRRSL, via the coding sequence ATGGGCGCGACGGCGATAGCGACGGCTCTGAGCGCTCTCGTCCTCGGACAAGAGCCGGCCATAGCGCATGTCGCAATGCCGGAGGCGGAGCTCGCGGCCGCCGTGCGCAGCTATGAGATTCCGGCGGGCTCTATCGCCGCCGCGCTCAATCGCCTCGCCGACGCCACCGGCGCGCAGCTCGTCTATAAATCGCGGCTGACGCGCGATCTCACGACACACGGCCTCACCGGCGTCTTCACGCTGGAAGACGCGCTCGATCGTCTGCTCGCCGGCACGGGCATAGGCTATCGCCTCACGCGCGACGGACGCAGCGTCGCCATTGTGCTCGCGCAGAACGAGACCACGCGCAATGACGCCGGCGCGGTTCCGCTGCCGCCGATCGACGTGGCGGCGGAGCGCGCGCGCGCTGCGCGCCGCAGCGCGCCACGCCGACGGCCCCTTCACGCCGATCGGCGCGGCGGACATAAGCGGCGCGGCGCTCGACGCTCAGCGTCCCAACGCCAGCGACACGGCGCAGCTGCTCTACGCGGCGCCGGGCGTCGATCTCTATGA
- the gltB gene encoding glutamate synthase large subunit, which yields MTAIDARDPLLPQAQGLYDPSKEHDSCGVGFVANLHNAKSHEIVEMGLQILLNLDHRGAVGADPKLGDGCGILVQIPHQFFKEECAKLGFALPEPGHYAIGQFFLSRDDAERAKAKEFIEAAASAQGLVVLGWRDTPVDSSDLGAAVKAVEPVHGQVFIGRGPTVTDDVDFDRRLYLARKTASNEIYARGPAAREHYSVSVSSQTIVYKGMVLVSQLGEYFLDLKDPRFVSALALVHQRFATNTFPSWRLAHPYRFVAHNGEINTLRGNLNWMAARQASVASPLFGNDIEKLWPISYEGQSDTACFDNALEFLVQGGYSLAHAVMMLIPEAWSGNPLMDSDRKAFYEYHAALMEPWDGPAAMAFTDGRQIGATLDRNGLRPARYLVTEDGLVVMASEMGVLPIPQDKIVQKWRLQPGKMLLVDLEQGRIVSDDEIKKELASSHPYKQWLERTQIVLEDLKPVEPRASRADVSLLDRQQAFGYSQEELDLLLFPMAVTGQEAVGSMGTDTPISALSDKPKLIYTYFKQNFAQVTNPPIDPIREELVMSLVSFIGPRPNILDHEGSAKRKRLEVRQPILTNEDLEKIRCIGHIEDSFDTKTLDITYDAATGAGGLREALNRLGERAEKAVNGGYNIIILSDRMVGPDRIPIPALLATAAVHHHLIRRGLRTSVGLVLETGEAREVHHFALLAGYGAEAINPYLAFETLEASTAEFPSDVDGPTAIKRFIKAVDKGLLKVMSKMGISTYQSYCGGQIFDAVGLAQSFIDEFFRGTTTRVEGVGLDEIAAETVRRHKDAFGDVAIYRDALDVGGDYAFRIRGEAHSWTPHTVSLLQHAVRANAQDKYRAFAQHLNAQDDKLLNLRGLFRVKTAEEDGRAPVPLDEVEPASEIVKRFSTGAMSFGSISREAHTTLAIAMNRIGGKSNTGEGGEEPERFKPLPNGDSARSAIKQVASGRFGVTAEYLVNSDMIQIKMAQGAKPGEGGQLPGDKVDAVIAKVRHSTPGVGLISPPPHHDIYSIEDLAQLIFDLKNVNPRADVSVKLVSEVGVGTVAAGVSKGRADHVTISGYDGGTGASPLTSIKHAGSPWEIGLAETHQTLVLNNLRARIAVQVDGGLRTGRDVIVGALLGADEFGFATAPLIAAGCVMMRKCHLNTCPVGVATQDPVLRKRFVGQPEHVINFFFFVAEEVRELMAQMGYRRFDELIGQMQMLDKEKALAHWKAKGLDFSKLFHKPAGEGAAIRHSLTQDHGLDKVLDNKLIEAARASIDRGAKTSIETAIRNVDRSTGAMLSGEVARVYGLAGLPEDTIDIRASGTAGQSFGAFLARGVTLRLEGEANDYVGKGLSGGKVIVYPSREAKQIVPEKSIIVGNTVLYGAVGGEAYLRGVAGERFAVRNSGAYAVVEGVGDHGCEYMTGGVVVVLGPTGRNFAAGMSGGVAYVLDEDGGFAERCNLSMVDLEPVRDEETAMTQAYHQSGDLEQHGRVDVMSDMTRFDAERLKHLISNHLRYTGSTRARAILDDWEGYKPKFRKVMPVEYRRALTELLARSQSGEKLKAAGE from the coding sequence ATGACCGCGATCGACGCCAGAGACCCCCTCCTGCCGCAGGCTCAGGGCCTCTACGATCCGTCCAAGGAGCACGACTCCTGCGGCGTCGGCTTCGTCGCCAATCTGCACAACGCCAAGAGCCATGAGATCGTCGAGATGGGTCTGCAGATCCTGCTCAATCTCGATCATCGCGGCGCCGTGGGCGCGGACCCCAAGCTCGGCGACGGCTGCGGCATTCTCGTGCAGATTCCGCACCAGTTCTTCAAGGAAGAATGCGCGAAGCTCGGCTTCGCCCTGCCGGAGCCCGGCCATTACGCCATCGGCCAGTTCTTTCTTTCGCGCGATGACGCCGAGCGCGCCAAGGCGAAGGAATTCATCGAGGCCGCCGCCTCCGCCCAGGGCCTCGTCGTGCTCGGCTGGCGCGACACGCCGGTCGATTCGAGCGACCTCGGCGCGGCGGTGAAGGCGGTCGAGCCGGTGCATGGCCAGGTCTTCATCGGACGCGGCCCCACCGTGACCGATGACGTCGATTTCGACCGCCGCCTCTATCTCGCGCGCAAGACCGCCTCCAATGAAATCTATGCGCGGGGGCCGGCGGCGCGCGAGCATTATTCGGTTTCCGTGTCCTCGCAGACCATCGTCTACAAGGGCATGGTGCTGGTCTCGCAGCTCGGCGAATATTTCCTCGATCTGAAAGACCCGCGCTTCGTCAGCGCCCTGGCGCTGGTGCATCAGCGCTTCGCCACCAACACTTTCCCGTCCTGGCGCCTCGCGCATCCCTATCGCTTCGTCGCGCATAATGGCGAGATCAACACGCTGCGCGGCAATCTCAACTGGATGGCCGCGCGTCAGGCCTCCGTCGCCTCGCCGCTGTTCGGCAATGACATCGAAAAGCTGTGGCCGATCTCCTATGAGGGTCAGTCGGACACCGCCTGCTTCGACAATGCGCTCGAGTTTCTCGTGCAGGGCGGCTATTCGCTCGCTCATGCGGTGATGATGCTGATCCCGGAGGCCTGGTCCGGCAATCCGCTGATGGATAGCGACCGCAAGGCTTTCTACGAATATCACGCCGCGCTGATGGAGCCCTGGGACGGCCCCGCCGCCATGGCTTTCACCGACGGCCGTCAGATCGGCGCGACGCTGGACCGCAACGGCCTGCGCCCGGCGCGCTATCTCGTGACTGAGGACGGGCTCGTCGTCATGGCCTCGGAGATGGGCGTGCTGCCGATCCCGCAAGACAAGATCGTGCAGAAGTGGCGCCTGCAGCCGGGCAAGATGCTGCTCGTCGATCTCGAGCAGGGACGCATCGTCTCCGACGACGAGATCAAGAAGGAGCTGGCCTCCTCGCATCCCTATAAGCAATGGCTAGAGCGCACGCAGATCGTGCTCGAGGATTTGAAGCCCGTCGAGCCGCGCGCCTCGCGCGCCGATGTGTCATTGCTCGATCGCCAGCAGGCTTTCGGCTATTCGCAGGAGGAGCTCGATCTCCTGCTCTTCCCCATGGCCGTCACCGGCCAGGAGGCGGTCGGCTCCATGGGCACGGATACGCCGATCTCGGCGCTTTCCGACAAGCCGAAGCTGATCTACACCTATTTCAAGCAGAACTTCGCGCAAGTCACCAATCCGCCGATCGATCCGATCCGTGAGGAATTGGTGATGAGCCTCGTCTCCTTCATCGGCCCGCGCCCGAACATCCTCGATCACGAGGGCTCGGCGAAGCGCAAGCGGCTTGAGGTGCGCCAGCCGATCCTCACCAATGAGGATCTCGAGAAGATCCGCTGCATCGGCCATATCGAGGACAGCTTCGACACCAAGACTCTGGACATCACCTATGACGCTGCGACCGGCGCCGGCGGCCTGCGCGAGGCGCTGAACCGGCTCGGCGAGCGCGCCGAGAAGGCGGTGAACGGCGGCTATAACATCATCATCCTCTCCGACCGCATGGTGGGGCCGGATCGCATTCCGATTCCGGCGCTGCTCGCCACGGCGGCCGTGCATCATCACCTCATTCGCCGCGGATTGCGCACCTCGGTCGGTCTCGTGCTCGAGACGGGCGAAGCGCGCGAGGTGCATCATTTCGCTCTGCTCGCCGGCTATGGCGCGGAGGCGATCAATCCTTATCTCGCCTTTGAGACTCTCGAGGCTTCGACCGCGGAATTCCCCTCCGACGTCGACGGGCCGACGGCGATCAAGCGCTTCATCAAGGCGGTCGACAAGGGTCTGCTGAAGGTCATGTCCAAAATGGGCATCTCGACCTATCAGTCCTATTGCGGCGGGCAGATTTTCGACGCCGTGGGCCTCGCGCAGAGCTTCATCGACGAATTCTTCCGCGGCACCACGACGCGCGTCGAGGGCGTCGGCCTCGACGAGATCGCGGCCGAGACGGTGCGCCGTCACAAGGACGCTTTCGGCGACGTCGCCATCTATCGCGACGCGCTGGATGTCGGCGGCGATTACGCCTTCCGCATTCGCGGCGAGGCGCATAGCTGGACGCCGCATACGGTGTCGCTGCTGCAGCATGCCGTGCGCGCCAATGCGCAGGACAAATATCGCGCCTTCGCGCAGCATTTGAACGCGCAGGACGACAAGCTGCTCAATCTGCGCGGCCTATTCCGCGTCAAGACGGCGGAGGAGGATGGTCGCGCGCCCGTTCCGCTCGACGAGGTCGAGCCGGCGAGCGAGATCGTCAAGCGCTTCTCCACCGGCGCCATGTCCTTCGGCTCCATCTCCCGCGAGGCGCATACGACTCTCGCCATTGCGATGAACCGCATCGGCGGCAAGTCCAACACGGGCGAAGGCGGCGAGGAGCCGGAGCGCTTCAAGCCGCTGCCCAATGGCGACAGCGCGCGCTCGGCGATCAAGCAGGTCGCTTCTGGACGTTTCGGCGTGACTGCGGAATATCTCGTCAATTCCGACATGATCCAGATCAAGATGGCGCAGGGCGCGAAGCCCGGCGAAGGCGGCCAGCTGCCCGGCGACAAGGTCGACGCGGTGATCGCCAAGGTGCGCCATTCGACGCCGGGCGTCGGCCTCATCTCGCCGCCGCCGCATCACGACATTTATTCGATCGAGGATTTGGCGCAGCTGATCTTCGATCTGAAGAATGTGAATCCGCGCGCCGACGTGTCGGTAAAGCTCGTCTCCGAGGTCGGCGTCGGCACGGTCGCCGCCGGCGTCTCCAAGGGCCGCGCCGATCATGTGACCATCTCCGGCTATGACGGCGGCACGGGCGCCTCGCCGCTCACCTCCATCAAGCACGCCGGCAGCCCGTGGGAGATCGGCCTCGCCGAGACGCATCAGACTCTGGTGCTGAACAATCTGCGCGCGCGCATCGCCGTGCAGGTCGACGGCGGCCTGCGCACGGGTCGCGACGTCATCGTCGGCGCGCTGCTCGGCGCGGACGAGTTCGGCTTCGCGACGGCACCGCTGATCGCGGCGGGCTGCGTGATGATGCGCAAATGCCATCTCAACACTTGCCCCGTGGGCGTCGCGACGCAGGACCCTGTGCTGCGCAAGCGCTTCGTCGGCCAGCCCGAGCATGTCATCAACTTCTTCTTCTTCGTCGCCGAGGAAGTGCGCGAGCTGATGGCGCAAATGGGCTATCGCCGCTTCGACGAGCTGATCGGCCAGATGCAGATGCTCGACAAGGAGAAGGCGCTCGCCCATTGGAAAGCGAAGGGACTGGATTTCTCCAAGCTGTTCCACAAGCCGGCGGGCGAGGGCGCCGCGATCCGTCACAGCCTCACGCAGGATCACGGCCTCGACAAGGTGCTCGACAACAAGCTCATCGAGGCGGCGCGCGCCTCGATCGACCGCGGCGCGAAGACCTCCATCGAGACGGCGATCCGCAATGTCGATCGCTCGACCGGCGCCATGCTGTCGGGCGAGGTCGCGCGCGTCTATGGGCTCGCCGGCCTGCCGGAGGACACGATCGACATTCGCGCCTCGGGCACGGCGGGGCAGAGCTTCGGCGCATTTCTCGCGCGCGGCGTGACGCTGCGTCTCGAGGGCGAGGCGAATGATTATGTCGGCAAGGGACTCTCGGGCGGCAAGGTCATCGTCTATCCCTCGCGCGAGGCCAAGCAGATCGTGCCGGAGAAGTCGATCATCGTCGGCAACACCGTGCTCTATGGCGCCGTCGGGGGCGAGGCCTATCTGCGCGGCGTCGCCGGCGAGCGTTTCGCCGTGCGCAACTCCGGCGCCTATGCGGTCGTCGAGGGCGTCGGCGATCATGGCTGCGAATATATGACCGGCGGCGTCGTCGTCGTGCTCGGCCCGACGGGCCGCAATTTCGCGGCCGGCATGTCGGGCGGCGTGGCCTATGTGCTGGATGAGGACGGCGGCTTCGCCGAGCGCTGCAATCTCTCCATGGTCGATCTCGAGCCGGTGCGCGACGAGGAGACCGCGATGACGCAGGCCTATCATCAGAGCGGCGATCTCGAGCAGCATGGCCGCGTCGATGTGATGAGCGACATGACGCGCTTCGACGCCGAGCGTCTGAAGCATCTCATCTCCAATCATCTGCGCTACACGGGCTCGACGCGCGCGCGCGCCATCCTCGACGATTGGGAGGGCTATAAGCCGAAGTTCCGCAAGGTGATGCCGGTGGAATATCGCCGCGCGCTCACCGAGCTTCTGGCGCGCAGCCAGAGCGGCGAGAAGCTGAAAGCGGCCGGCGAGTGA